From a single Tachypleus tridentatus isolate NWPU-2018 chromosome 6, ASM421037v1, whole genome shotgun sequence genomic region:
- the LOC143251669 gene encoding glutamate--cysteine ligase catalytic subunit-like, with protein sequence MKLLENPHVLSWDELLKHADKARMLACKQFIYHYNQHKYRSGDPFKWGDETEGHIVKFNHETKTVRLCLRASSVLKKLKEKHSLVGMWTDECTESMLECCPQEPFGDVLNCFHLIEENMSKRKKEVLASLECDETYINMGMFPRLGTKQFTEPAYKPTPNFGLCKSLFIPDGFICVENEAYRALAILNDTRKGKRAVVNIPIFKDEHTLDPFIEDLQALGDDGQSEEVAKLNHVYEDCSMFGLSSCSLQITVQAPSLENVKFLHDQLCVLSPILMALSANAPVRRGFLTELDCRWQALAEGFDDRTRKEINHPEALDYKIPNSSRWESNYLYFSPSGSELNDIQIVYDEQYYEKLTSEGIDSQLALQVSCALLRTPMILCKEQLEEDETGLSNILTLFREPAVNIKIPDSSISAFWRLGAK encoded by the coding sequence ATGAAGTTACTAGAAAATCCGCATGTTTTGAGTTGGGACGAACTGCTGAAACATGCAGACAAAGCACGAATGTTGGCttgtaaacaatttatttaccATTACAATCAACACAAGTATAGAAGCGGTGATCCATTTAAATGGGGAGATGAGACTGAAGGACATATAGTAAAATTCAATCATGAAACTAAAACTGTGAGATTATGTCTACGTGCATCCAGTGTTTTAaagaagttaaaagaaaaacattctcttgttGGCATGTGGACTGATGAGTGTACCGAGTCTATGCTAGAATGTTGTCCACAAGAGCCTTTCGGggatgttttgaattgttttcatcTAATAGAAGAAAATATGTCAAAGAGGAAGAAAGAAGTACTAGCCAGTTTGGAATGTGATGAAACTTACATAAACATGGGAATGTTTCCACGACTTGGTACTAAGCAATTTACTGAACCAGCTTATAAGCCTACACCCAATTTTGGCCTCTGTAAGTCACTGTTTATTCCAGATGGGTTTATCTGTGTAGAAAATGAAGCATACAGAGCTCTAGCTATTCTAAATGACACAAGAAAAGGGAAACGAGCCGTTGTGAATATACCTATTTTTAAAGATGAACATACACTTGACCCTTTTATTGAAGATTTGCAAGCACTGGGCGATGATGGACAATCTGAAGAAGTAGCTAAACTGAATCATGTTTACGAAGATTGTTCTATGTTTGGACTTAGCAGCTGTTCTCTTCAGATTACAGTACAAGCACCATCTCTGGAAAACGTTAAGTTTTTACATGACCAGCTATGCGTTTTATCTCCAATACTAATGGCTTTAAGTGCTAATGCTCCAGTTAGAAGAGGATTCCTAACAGAGCTTGACTGTAGATGGCAGGCACTTGCTGAAGGGTTTGATGACAGAACAAGAAAAGAGATCAATCATCCCGAAGCACTAGATTACAAGATTCCTAATAGTTCTCGCTGGGAATCAAATTACTTGTATTTCTCACCAAGTGGATCAGAGTTAAATGACATACAAATTGTTTATGACgaacaatattatgaaaaactTACTTCCGAAGGAATAGATTCACAGCTTGCTCTTCAGGTGTCATGTGCCCTCTTAAGAACACCAATGATATTATGTAAGGAACAGCTGGAAGAAGATGAAACTGGTTTAAGCAACATCTTAACACTTTTCCGTGAACCAGCGGTTAATATAAAAATTCCTGATTCTAGTATTTCAGCATTCTGGCGTCTGGGTGCAAAGTAA